DNA sequence from the Bradyrhizobium diazoefficiens genome:
CATCCCGAACTCGCCAGCCATCTCCAGCGTATCAACGATGTGAAGGTAATGCGCCCAGGTCTCGGCGAAGTCTTCCCAGGGGTGCATCGTCGCATACGCCGAGACGTAGTTCTGCTGCCAGTCCGGCCGTGCGCCCTCGGCGTAGTGCCGCTGCAAGGCCACGCGGTAGTCGGCGGAATCGTCGCCGAATACGGCGCGGCATTCTTCCAGCCTGCCGCCATCGCGGACCAGCACGTCCCAGAAATAGTGGCCGACCTCGTGGCGAAAATGGCCGAGCAACGTGCGGTAGGGCTCACCCATCTCCAGCCTGCGCCGCTCGCGCTCGATCGTATCAGTCTCGGTGAGCGCGATCGTGATCAGGCCGTTGTCGTGCCCGGTTATGATCCTTTCGCCGCTGTTCGGATCGTCGGCGAGGAAGCAAAACATCAGCCCATGCTCGGGGTTCTCCTGCCGGGTCTGGAGCGGCAGATTCCAGCGGATCAGGGAATAGAACAGCCGGTGCTTCGCCACCTCCAGCTCGCGCCAGCCGGCGAGTTGGGCGGGATCAGACAGATCTGGCACGACGCTGTTGTGGCGGCAGGCGCGGCAATAGCCGGTGGTATCGCTGGCATCCGTCAGCCAATTGCAGGCGTCGTACTCGGCATTGCGGCACAGCATCCGCGTCTTGCCCTTCTCGGTCAGCGCGACCCAGCCCTCCCCGTCCGGCTCGATCGCGGACATCGTCTCCTTCTCCGGCAGGAGCGCGACCCTGTGGCCGCAGCGTTCGCAGACGCGGTTCTCGAAATAGAGAACATTGCCGCAGTCCTGGCAGACAAAGAGCTTCAAGTTTGGCCTCTCGGAAAACGAGCGTTACGAATATCAGCCGCGGCGCCTCGCAGATACGCGCGCCGGCCGCTCATCGTTCCAATGTTCGGAACAAACAGCCAACCCCCGGCGTTCGTTTAAGCCGATCACGCAGCGGGTGGCTTCCCTGCATATTCGCCTTCCAGGTGATAGCCATCACGCTCCGTCTGTGTGAATATCGGTCCGGCACGTGCGCTCCCGCATCACAACGGCCGACGCCTTGAACGATCGCTCGCCCGACACCGCCGCCGCCGAAAGGGTGCGCCAGCACCTCGAAGACATCGCGCGCGAGCGCGACAATGCCTATCGCGCGCTCCAGGAGCGCGAAGCCGAGCTGGCGCGGATCCAGCGCATCGGCAAGGTCGGCGGCCTCGAGGTCGACTTCCGCGAGGGCTTCAAGAACCGCCGCTCGCCCGAATATCTGATGATCCACGGCCTGCCGGCGGAAGCCGCCGACGAGTCGCACGAGGCCTGGGTCAACCGCATCCATCCCGAGGACCGGGATGCGACCGTCAAACATTTCTTCGAGGCGCTCGCCGGGACCAGCGAAGATTACACTGCAGAGTACCGCATCATCCGCCCTAGCGACGGCGAGATCCGCTGGATCCGGGTCGTCGCCAAGATCGAGCGCAACAGCGATGGCCGCGCCATCCGCCTGGTCGGCGCCCATATCGACGTCACCGACCAGATGCTTGCCCGTGAGACGCTGCGCGAGAGCGAGGAGCGGTTTCGGTTGATCGCCGATAGCGCGCCGGTACCGATCTGGGTGACAAAGCTCGACCGCACGCGGTCCTTCGCCAACCTGGCCTATGTCGACTTCCTCGGCCTGCCCTATGAGCAGGCCATCGCTTTCGACTGGCGCAAGGTGCTGCATCCGGACGACCTGCCGCATGTCTTGCAGCAATCGGTCCAGGGCGAAGCTTCGCTCAAACCGTTCGTGCTGGAAGCCCGCTACAAGGACGCCTCCGGCGAATGGCGCTGGCTGCGCTCGGAATCCCAGCCGCGCTGGGACCCGACCGGCAAGCATATCGGCTTCATCGGCGTTGCTCACGACGTCACCGTTGCCAAGCAGGCGGAGATCGAACTGCGTCGGCTCAACGAGACCTTGGAAGAGCGCATCGCAGAGCGCACTGCCGAGCTTGAGTCAAACGAGTCCCGGCTGCGCGCGATCCTGGAGACCAGCAACCAGTATCAGGGCCTCGTCAACCTCAAAGGCGAATTGCTCTACGCCAACAACACCGTCCTTGACGGCATCAAGGCAAGCTCCGCTGACGTGATCGGCAAGCTGCTGTGGGAGACGCCGTGGTTCACCGACACCCAAGGCATGAGCGCAATCGTGCGCAAGGCCTTTGACACCGTCCTGAAGGGCGAAGCCGTGCGGATGGAAATGCGGCTGCGGCTGCCGATCGGCGAGCGCGATTTCGACTTCGGCATGCGCCCGGTGCTCGACCGCCACGGCAACATCACCGGCGCCGTGCCTGAGGCCGTCGACATCACCGAGCGCCGCCTCGGCGAGGAAGCGTTACGGCAATCACAGAAGATGGAGGCGATCGGCCAGCTCACGGGCGGCGTCGCGCACGATTTCAACAACCTCCTCACCATCATCCGCTCGGCGACAGATTTCCTACGCCGGCGCGAGCTGCCGGACGAGCGCCGCCGCCGCTATGTCGATGCGATCTCCGATACGGTCGAGCGCGCCTCCAAGCTGACCCAGCAGCTTCTGGCGTTCGCACGACGGCAGCCACTGAAGCCGCAGATCTTCAACGTCGGCAGCCAGGTCGAGGGCCTGGCGCAGCTGGTGCGGCCGCTGGTCGGCGGCCGCATCGAGATCATCGTCGAGACCGACGACTCCGATTGCTTCGCAATGGCCGACATCGCGCAATTCGAGACGGCACTGATCAACCTCGCCATCAACGCCCGCGACGCAATGGGCGGCGAAGGCCGCCTCACCATCGCCGTACGCAAGGTTCAGGGCATCCCGAGCCTGCGCGCACACTCCGCGCGCGGCGGCGACTATGTCGCGATCTCGGTCGCGGACACCGGCAGCGGCATCGCACCGGAAAACATCGACGCCATCTTCGAGCCGTTCTTCACCACCAAGGAGGTCGGCAAGGGCACCGGCCTCGGCCTCAGTCAGGCGTTCGGTTTCGCCAAGCAATCCGAGGGCGACATCGCCGTGACGAGCACGCACGGACAGGGCGCAACCTTCACCATCTATTTACCCCAAGTTCAGTGCCCGGCCGCCGAGAAGCAAGCCGCATCGCTCACCAGCGAGGCCGCAACCACCGGGCGCGGCTATCGCGTGCTCGTGGTCGAGGACAATGACGATGTCGGCCAGTTCTCGACCGAGCTACTGGAAGATCTCGGCTATGTCACGCGACGCGTCGCCAACGCCAATGCGGCGCTTGCAATTCTCGGCGAGAACGAATTTACCGTGGATCTCGTCTTCTCCGACGTCATCATGCCCGGGATGAACGGGGTCGAGCTCGCCGGCATCATCCGCGAACGCTATCCGGGGCTCCCGGTTGTGCTGACCAGCGGCTACAGCAACGTGCTCGCGGAAAATGCCCATCGCGGTTTCGAGCTGATCCAGAAGCCGTATTCCGTTGAATCGCTCTCGCGCATCCTGCGCAAGGCGATCACCGAGAAGCTGTCGGTGGCACGGTGAATGCGAGCCAAGCCAAACCGGGTCGTCCCGGCCTAGCGCGCAACTGCGCGCTAGGCCGGGACGACGGCGGAATGTTAGGGTGCACTCATCCACATGACGCCGACTGAAACGCACCGGATATCTCCCCCATGAAACCCGCCCTCCTCTCCGCCTGGCAGACCTGGGCGCTGCTCTCCGCCTGCTTCGCCGCCTTGACCGCGATCTTCGCCAAGGTCGGCGTCGAGAACATCAATCCGGACCTCGCCACCTTCATCCGGACCATCGTGGTGCTGCTCGCCTTCTCTGTTCTGCTGTTCTTCACCGGGCAATTCGCCGTGCCCTCCGCGGTCTCGTTGAGGACGTGGCTATTTCTGGCGCTGTCGGGACTCGCGACCGGTGCGTCGTGGCTGTGCTATTTCCGCGCGCTGAAGCTCGGCCCCGCCACGCTGGTGGCGCCGATCGACAAGCTCAGCGTCGTGCTGGTCGCCCCGTTCGCGTTCGCCTTTCTCGGCGAGCGCCCCACCGCGCAGGGCTGGTTCGGCATCGCCATGATCGGTGCCGGCGCGGTGCTGCTGGCGGTGAAGTTTTAGGGCACCGATTCCAGAGCTGCGGGTTCTCAGCACATGCGTTCGCTCCGCTCCCGATTGCTGACCCTATGGATCATGCTGGCGGTGTCCGGTGCCGCCACCGGCTATTTGCTGTTCGAATCGTTTCAGCAGACGGCGAACGCCCGAATAGCCCGCTCGGAAGAACTGGTCGCGCGTGCCTGCCGCGACCTTGCCGATCATTATCAATTCTTCGTCGCAGGCTGGGACGGCGGAAAGATCGACGACCAACTGAAGCAGCAACTGACGGCTCTCACCCAGACCGCGCTGGCGAGTGCGGCTGGCGTCGAAGGTGGCGTCTGGCATGCCGAAAGCGGCTCCCTCGCTTACGCGTTCCCGACCTATGAAGGTACCGGACCGAAGACCGACCTTCCCGCCGCCGAACTCAACACCATCCGCGAGGTCAATGCCGAGGCGCTGCGAGCCGGTCGCCCAGCCTCGATCCGGCAACCCGGCCGCTCGCAGGTGCTCATTGTCCACGCCTGCCCGCTGCGCGGCCCGCTGGCAGGCGTCACTGCATGGACCATGACGCGCGCCTTCACGGCACAAGGTCCCGCCTACAACCAGCTTCTCGCCGGCCTTGCCGTGCTTGCGCTGACCATTTTCGGCTCCGCCGCGTGGCTTGCGCGCGTGCTCTATGTCTGGTCGGGCAAGATCAACCGGATCGAGACCGCGCTGGACGATCGTCGGAAGGGTGCTATCGATCTGCCGAGGCTGGCGCAGACCGGGGCTCCGGAGCTCGACCGCCTGGTTGATGCGCTCAACAGCACCGGCGAGCGCCTCGCGTCGGAGCGTCGCCGCGCCGCCGCCGCCGAACGGCTCGCAGCACTCGGCCGCATGTCGGCCGGCCTCGCTCACGAAATCCGCAACCCGATCGCGGCGATGCGCTTGAAGGCCGAAAATGCGCTGGCCGTTGCCGACGGCTCGCGCAGCGAAGCGGCCCTGACCGCAATCCTTCAGCAGGTCGACAGGCTCGACGTCCTGTTGCGCGACCTCCTGGAGATGACGCAAGCGCGCGAGCCTCGCCTCGCCGAAGTTGATCTCGAAACCTTCCTGGCACGGACGGTGGAGGGCCACCGCGAGCTTGCCGCGTCCCGAGGCATCACCTTGACCGTGGGAACCCGGCTCGCATCTTCGCCGTTCCCGCAACTGGATCCGTCCCAGATGCAGCGGGCCTTGGACAACTTGATTATCAACGCCATCCAGAATACGCCGCCCCGCGGCACGATCACTGTGGACGCAAGCCGGCGCGACGATAGCTTGCTGTTGCGGGTAACCGACACCGGCCCCGGCATCGCCGAGGACATCCGCGAGCGTCTGTTCGAACCGTTCGTGACAGGGCGTGCCGACGGCACCGGTCTTGGGCTTGCCATCGTCCGCGAGATCGCACGGAATCACCACGGCGATGTTCGCTTGGTGCGAAACATCGGGGGCGCGGTTTTTGAAATCGAGATACCATGGCGACAGTCCTGATCGTTGATGACGAGGCGGCGCTGCGCGAGGGTCTCGCCGAAGCGCTCACCGATCTTGGCCATAGCATCCGCCTCGCCGCCTCCGGCCGCGAAGGCCTCGCCGCGCTCGACGGTGATGTTGACGTCGTGCTGCTCGACCTGCGCATGCCTGGTGGCATGGAGGGCATCGAGGTGCTGCGCCGGATACGCGCGAGCCGCGACGCGCCGCCTGTCGTGGTGCTGACCGCCTTCGCCAGTGCCGCCAACACGATCGAGGCGATGCGCCTCGGCGCCTTCGATCACCTCAGCAAGCCGATCGGACGCGCGGAGTTGAAAGACCTGCTGAGCCGCCTGCCCGAGCGCATGTCCGCGGTCAGCGGGCCGGATGCCGACATCGAGGACAGCCTGATCGGGTCGAGCGAGCCGATGCGCAGCGTGCAGAAGGCGATCGGCCTTGCGGCCGACAGCAACGCCATCGTGCTGATCCGCGGCGAGACTGGCACCGGCAAGGAGCTGGTGGCTCGCGCGCTTCACGAGCACGGCAAGCGCAAAGATGGTCCCTTCGTCGCGGTTAATTGCGCGGCCATCCCCGAAGAGCTGCTGGAGAGCGAGCTGTTCGGCCACGCGAAGGGATCCTTCACCGGCGCGACCGCGGATCGAGCTGGCGCCTTCCGCGACGCGGCCAATGGCACGCTGTTCCTCGACGAGATCGGTGACATGCCGCTTGCGATGCAGGCCAAGATCCTGCGCGCATTGCAGGAGCAGGTGATCACCCCGGTCGGCGGTAAGCCGGTGCGCACCAATGCGCGCATCATCGCGGCCACGCATCGTGATCTCGCCAAGCTTGCAGCGGCGGGCGAATTCCGCGACGACCTCTACTACCGGCTCGATGTCGTGCAGATCGCGATCCCGCCGCTGCGCGATCGCGCTGCGGACATCCTGCCGCTCGCGCGGCACTTCCTCGCCCGCGCGAGCGCGAGCGGCGGCTGGCACAAGCATCTTGGCCAGGCCGCGATCGATAAGTTGCAGCGCCATTCCTGGCCCGGCAACGTCCGCGAACTGCGCAACGTGATCGAACGCGCCTGCATTATGACGCGCGCGGACGTGATCGGACCCGACGATATCGATACCAGTGCGCCCGAGACGACAACGAGCCCAGCGCGAGAAGATGCGGATCTCCCTGCCGCCGTCGCGCAACTGGAGAAGACGATGATCGCGCGCGCGCTGGATGCCTGCGCCGGCAATCGCACCGAGGCCGCCCGCCGCCTCAACATCAACCGCCAGCTGCTCTACACGAAGATGCAGCGTTACGGCCTCGTCGAGATGTCAGAAAAACTGACGGACCGCGTCGGGAAAGACGACGCCTGATACTGAGACCTTCCGGAATTTCTCTTTCGAAACAGCGATTGTCCGGCTGGCACGTCGCTTGCTGAACTGATCGCACGCGACAACGTCGCGAAATCGAAAGGAGATGTTCCATGAAGACGACACGCCTGCGCGCGCTGTTTTGTCTGCTACTCGCCACGACGGCGATCGGCGGCGGAGCAGCCGCCTACTCACAGGCAAGGGATCCGATGTGGGATTCCTCGCAGCTCCCGGAATCCCGCGGGACCGTCAAGCAATACACGCTGACGCCGCGCGGCGACGTCGACGGTATTATTCTTACCGATGGCACCGAAGTAAAACTGCCGCCGCACCTCACTGCCCAGACCGTATTCGCGATTCATCCCGGCGACGAGGTCTCGGTGCGCGGCCTGCGCGCCCGCGCCCTGCCGCTGGTCGACGCGGCGTCGATCACCAATATCGCGACCGGCAAGAGCGTCGTCGACAATGGTCCGCCGGACCGGCGCGGCGGCAATGATGATCGTGTCATCAGCGGCAGGATCGCGCTGCAATTGCATGGCAAGCGCGGCGAGGTGAATGGGGTGCTGCTTGACGACGGGACCACCCTCCGGCTGCCTCCGCCTGAAGCCGAGCGAATGCAGGAGTACCTGCGCCAAGGCCAGACCGTCGCGGCGCGCGGCGACGTTCTCGACACCGCACTCGGCAAGGTCGTCGATGTCAGGGCCATCGGCACCTTCCCGGACCAGATGACCGAGCTACGCGGACCGCGTCCGCCCGGCCCGAAGGACGGCCCGGATCGTCGCGGTCCGCCGCCTCCCCGCGGCTGATCCTCATTCACGTCAGAGACAAACAGAGAGAGAGAAAGGACATCAACATGCATTGGATCAATCCCGACAGCCTGCCTGAAGTCGCAGGCACCTTCGAGCGCTTCGTGCTCAACCCCCACGGTGAGGTCGACGGCTTTGTCATGACCGACAAGAACGCCGCCATCCTGGTGCACACGCCGCCGCACCTGGATAGCGAGCTCAGCCTCCACCTCGCACCGGGTGACAGCGTCCGCGTGCGCGGGGTGCGTCCCCGCGGCGCCGAACTGCTGGCCGCGGTCGCCGTCACGACCGCAAGCGGCCGGCAAATAATCGACCAGGGTCCGGACCACGACCGCAAACATCCGAAGGTGAAGCACGAGCCCCTGACGGCCGACGGAATCGTGCAGCTGTCGCTGTTCGGGCCGAAGGGTGAGCTGCGCGGGGCACTGCTGTCCGACGGGACCATCCTGCGCGTCGGCCCGAAAGAGGCCGAGCAGGTCGCAGCCCTGCTTGCGCCCGGAGCAAAGCTCGCGGCGCGCGGCGATGGCCTTCAGACCCGGTATGGCCGCGTGATTCATGCGCTGGAGCTTGGCCCCGACGCCGCGAGGCTGAAGCCAGTGCGAAAGCCGAAGCCCAAGGAAAAGGACAAGGAGCCGAAGCACGAGGACGACGCTCGCGCGGCCTGACGAAGGCCTCGTGCGGGGAAGAAAGCAGCCGTATTTCGGAGGACTCTGATGGCCGGAAATGAAGACGTAGGGCGCGCCGGCCGCGCGCTGGATGCGGCCAATTTCTTCCTCGCCGACGTCCGCGACGGGCTCGGCCCCTATCTTGCGGTCTATCTCCTGACGGAGCAGCACTGGGACGAGGCCAGGATCGGCCTCGTCATGTCGATCGGAACGCTGGCCGGTATCGTGGCGCAAACGCCGGCTGGTGCGCTGGTCGATGCAATGCACGCCAAGCGGCTGGTGACCGCCGTCGCCGCCATCACGGTGACGATAGCCTCGCTGTCGCTTCCACTGTTTCCAAGCTTCCTGCCGGTCGTGATCTCGCAAAGCGTCGCGCACGCAGCCGCCGTGGTCTTTCCGCCGGCCATCGCCGCCGTCTCGCTTGGCATTTTCGGCCATACCGCCTTCACCCGGCGGATCGGCCGCAATGAAACTTTCAACCACGCCGGCAATGCGACCGCCGCTGGACTCGCCGGCATCTCCGCCTGCTGGCTCGGACCCACCGTCGTGTTCTATCTTCTCGGCGCCATGGCGATCGCGAGCCTCGTCAGCATCCTCGCCATCCCCGCTGGCGCCGTCGACCACGACCTGGCCCGCGGGCTGCACGATGCCGACAGCAATGCGCAGCGCGAACAGCCCTCTGGTCTCGCGGTGCTGCTCACTTGCCGCCCCTTGCTCGTCTTCGCAATCTGCGTCCTGCTCTTCCATCTCTCCAACGCCGCCATGCTGCCGCTGGTCGGGCAGAAGCTGGCGTTGCAGGACAAGAACATGGGCACCAGCCTGATGTCGGCCTGCATCGTCGCGGCCCAAGTCGTGATGGTGCCGTTCGCAATGCTGGTCGGCGCAAGGGCCGACCGCTGGGGCCACAAGCGCTTCTTCCTTGCCGCACTCCTGATCCTCCCCATTCGAGCCGCGCTTTATACGATTTCAGACAACCCGTTCTGGTTGGTCGGCGTGCAGCTGCTCGACGGGATCGGCGCCGGTATTTTTGGCGCTATCTTTCCCGTGGTCGTTGCCGACCTCATGCGCAATACCGGCCGCTTCAACGTCGCGCAGGGCGCCGTCATTACCGCCCAGGGCATTGGCGCGGCGCTGTCGACGACGCTGGCCGGCTCCGTCGTGGTCGGCGCGGGCTACAGTGCCGCGTTCATCACGCTCGGCGCGGTTGCCGCGATCGGCGCCGTGATCTGCCTCCTCGCTTTGCCCGAGACGCGGCAAATCGCAGACGATAGTCCGCGCCCGCAGGGGAAGACAGCGGCGCTGGCTTCCGCTATCGCTGCCGAATGAATCCCTTATTTCAAGGATTGAAAGTGCCGTCTGACGCCATCTGGGCCTGGAGCATCATCGTCGCCGCGACTGCAGGCGTCATCATCCGCCCTTTCCGCCTGCCCGAAGCGATCTGGGCCGTGCTCGGCGCGGGCGCCCTGGTGGTGCTCGGCTTGCTGCCCTGGCAGGATGCGCTCACCGGCATCGAAAGAGGCGTCGACGTCTATCTCTTTCTGATCGGCATGATGCTGATCGCCGAGCTCGCCCGACTCGAAGGCCTGTTCGACTTTCTCGCGGCGCTTGCGGTGGAATATGCCGCCGGCTCGTCGCGGCGGCTGTTCCTGCTGATCTACATCGTCGGCACCGTCGTGACCGTGCTGCTCTCCAACGATGCCACCGCCATCGTGCTGACCCCCGCCGTCTATGCCGCAACGCGCGCGGCCGGCGCAAAACCGCTGCCCTATCTCTTCGTCTGCGCCTTCATCGCCAATGCCGCGAGCTTCGTGCTGCCGATCTCCAACCCCGCCAATCTCGTCGTGTTCGGCGCGCGCATGCCTCAGCTGAGCGAATGGCTGCGCCTGTTCACGCTGCCCTCGGCGGCCTCGATCCTGCTGACCTACGTCGTGCTGCGCCTGACCCAGCATCGCGCGCTGAAGGAAGAAATCATCTCGCACAGCGTGCCGCATCCAAAGCTCGGCCGCGGCGGCAAGCTGGCGGCGGTCGGCATCCTCGCCATTGGTGTCGTGCTGGTCACGGCATCGGCCCTGGACATGCAGCTGGGCCTGCCCACCTTCATCTGCGGCATGGTCACGGCCGCCATCGTGCTACTAGTTAACCGCCAATCCCCATTGCCCGTACTGTGCGGCGTGTCCTGGAGCGTGCTGCCGCTGGTCGGCGGGTTGTTCGTGCTGGTCGAGGCGCTCATTAAGAGCGGCGTGATCGGACAGCTCGGCGCACTCTTGCATGAAGCTGTCGCGCAATCGGTCCCGAAAGCGGCATGGAGTGTCGGCATTGCCACCGCGATCGCCGACAACATCGCCAACAACCTTCCGGTCGGCCTCGTCGCCGGCTCCGTCGCCGCCAGCGATCATTTGCCCGCACCTGTCGTCAGCGCCATCCTGATCGGCGTCGATCTCGGACCCAATTTATCCGTGACAGGCTCGCTCGCCACCATTCTCTGGCTGGTCGCCCTGCGGCGAGAGAAGATCGAGGTCGGTGCCTGGCCGTTCCTCAAGCTGGGCCTGCTGGCGATGCCGCCAGCCCTGATCGCGGCATTGGCCGCCGCGATCAGGTAATTTCGGAGATCAGTCGTTCTCGTAGCCGTAGACTTCCGGGAGGATGAAGATCGCGGCGAGCAATCCGATCAGCGGGAAGATCGCGACGAACAGCGTGGCACCGGCTTGCCCGATCGCTGCAAACAGTGACGGGAACAGGAAGATCGCCAGGAACGACGGTAGCTTCACGAACATGTAGGCGAAGCCGCTGGCGGTGCCGCGGTACTTCGGCTTGGCGACCATGGTCGGGATCGTCATACAGTTCGAGGCGTCCCAATAATGGCCCCACAGCATGGCGGCGGCCGCGAACGGCAGCAGGATCTTGTTGTCGGTGTAGAGCGCGAAGGCCGCGACCAGGAGCGAGACCAGCACGATGCCGAATCCGGCGATCGCGATGCCGCGATGGCCGATCTTCGGCGTCAAAAGCGGACCGACCCAGCCCGACACCGCGGCGAGGCAGAACAGCGCCATCGTCACCAGATTGTTGCCGAGCACGCTCGACACGCCGACCATCACGAACAGCACCGGCAGATAGAACGCGAAAGTCGAGAACTCGCTGCCTTGGGCAAAGCAGGCGATCCAGCCGTAAATCGTGGCGCGCCAGCGGATCGGATCCTTCTTCAGATCGGCGAGAAAGGCGCGGGTCGAGACCTTCGGCACGACCTGGTCCTGGTCCGGCAACATGGCGAGATCGTCGTTGAACATCTCGCGCGCGACCTGCTTGGCTTCGCGGAAGCGCCCCTTCTGCACCAGCCAGACCGCCGTCTCCGGCACGTCGTGGCGCATGATCAGAATGATCAGCGCCGGAACCGCGCCGAGGCCGAGCGTCACGCGCCACAGCATCTCGTGCTGGATGTCGAGCAGCAGGAAGATCACGATGATGCCGATGGTCAGCACTTCGCCGACCGCGAACATGAACTGCCAGCGGTTGCCCATGACCTCGCGCTCGCCCTTGGCCATGGATTCCATGATGTAGGTGTAGCCGGTCGAGATATCCGAGCCGAGCGGGATGCCGAGCAGGAAGCGGATCACGACAAGCCAGGTGACGTTGGGCACGAAAGCCTGTGCCAGCGCCAGCACGATGAACATCACCATCGTCGCCAGGAACATGACGCGGCGGCCGATCTTGTCGGAGAGCCAGCCACCGAGCAGCGCGCCGATCAGCGCGCCGCCCTGCGTGCCCGCTGCAGCAAGTCCAAGCATCAGCGGATCCGGATTGTACTGTTCCTTGATGAAGATCAGCACGAAGGCGATCGAATAGAGATCCCATGCCTCGACCAGGATCGAGGCCATCATCAGCCAGCCGACCTTGTTGCCCTTGGGGCTGTAATTGGTGATGAGGTAGCGGACCGCGGCTTCGCTCGCGGTCGGCTGTGGTACGGCCATCGTCGACATGTTTGGTCCTCTCTTCAAAGCTCTTTACGCGCCGAGCAGCGGCTCGATGCTGCAATCGAGCAGGCGCGGATCTATGCCCGCCTCCATGCCCGTGAACATCTGGTCCATGTAGTCGATCAGGGCATCGCTCGCCTTCACTGCGTCCTCGACGCGGCGGCCGGCGACGGCTGCGAGAATGGCGAGATGGTGATCGATCGTGCCTGACAGATCGGTCTGTCCCGGCATGAAGCGGTGATGGATGTAGCCGATGCGGCGATACAGCGTGTGCAGCGGTCGCAACGTGTGCACCAGGAACGGTTCGCCCGCGGCTTCCAGCACCAGCGCATCGATGCGACGGTCGATGCTATTGAACTCGTCGAGGCTCAGGGTGGTGCGGCGTTCGCGCAGCAAACGCTCGATGTGGAGCGCCTGATTGCGGTGCGAGAGGCTGGCCCGATCGGCCGCAAGACGAACGACGAAGCGCTCCATGTCGCGGCGCAAGGCCAGCAGCATGCGCTCGCGCGCGAGATCGATCGGCGCGATGTGCAGGCCGTGGCGCGGACGAATGATGATGAGCGTGTCGGCGGAGAGACGATTGACGGCGTGATGCACCGGCGTGCGCCCGAAGCCGGTTATCTGCTGTAATTCCAGCATGGTCATGAACTGACCGGGCTTGAGCTCGCAATGGACAAGGAGCTCCTCGATCTTCTGATAGGCCAGCTCGAAGAAGTTAAGACGATTGCGCCGCGAGGGTCTGACCTCGCCGTCGTCGTGTCTCACCACTTCGAGCGCGCGCTTGCGCCGTGCCATGTTTGCCTCCCGTCGGCCTGCGCTGTCGCTCGCAGAGCGGCGCCTTATTTGTGGCATCCTTAAAACATGTTGTGATATATTACAAGCGGGCGTAAGACTTCCGCCTGCCCGCGGCATGCTGCGGTGCGAAATGAAAACACGCCGGCGCGATGCGCCGTGACAGGAGGAAAGCTGCCGTGAAGATCACGTCGATCGAGACGCTGCGCACCGAGGAATTCTCCAACGTCATCTGGGTGCGCGTCCACACCGACACGAGCGTGATCGGTCTCGGCGAGACCTTCTATGGTGCCGGCGCAGTCGAAGCGCAGATCCACGACACCTTTGCGGGCCGCCTGCTCGGCCGCAATCCGCTGCACATCGAGGCGATCCACCGCGACATGCTGAACCTGCCGATGGCGCAATCCTCGACCGGCGTCGAATACCGCGCGGCCTCCGCGATTGACATTGCGCTGTGGGATCTGTTCGGCAAGGTCTGCAATCAGCCGGTGCACCAGATGCTCGGCGGCCTCTGCCGCGACAAGCAACGCATCTACAACACTTGCGCCGGCACCCAATATGTCCGCTCGACCAATATCAGCCCG
Encoded proteins:
- a CDS encoding EamA family transporter produces the protein MKPALLSAWQTWALLSACFAALTAIFAKVGVENINPDLATFIRTIVVLLAFSVLLFFTGQFAVPSAVSLRTWLFLALSGLATGASWLCYFRALKLGPATLVAPIDKLSVVLVAPFAFAFLGERPTAQGWFGIAMIGAGAVLLAVKF
- a CDS encoding putative zinc-binding peptidase, coding for MKLFVCQDCGNVLYFENRVCERCGHRVALLPEKETMSAIEPDGEGWVALTEKGKTRMLCRNAEYDACNWLTDASDTTGYCRACRHNSVVPDLSDPAQLAGWRELEVAKHRLFYSLIRWNLPLQTRQENPEHGLMFCFLADDPNSGERIITGHDNGLITIALTETDTIERERRRLEMGEPYRTLLGHFRHEVGHYFWDVLVRDGGRLEECRAVFGDDSADYRVALQRHYAEGARPDWQQNYVSAYATMHPWEDFAETWAHYLHIVDTLEMAGEFGMEVRPKVDRDGELTVRIRFNPYEARDVQALIDAWLPFTFAMNSVNRAMGARDLYPFILSPAVVAKLGFIHGLVRGCAEGTKAADR
- a CDS encoding PAS domain S-box protein, with amino-acid sequence MRSRITTADALNDRSPDTAAAERVRQHLEDIARERDNAYRALQEREAELARIQRIGKVGGLEVDFREGFKNRRSPEYLMIHGLPAEAADESHEAWVNRIHPEDRDATVKHFFEALAGTSEDYTAEYRIIRPSDGEIRWIRVVAKIERNSDGRAIRLVGAHIDVTDQMLARETLRESEERFRLIADSAPVPIWVTKLDRTRSFANLAYVDFLGLPYEQAIAFDWRKVLHPDDLPHVLQQSVQGEASLKPFVLEARYKDASGEWRWLRSESQPRWDPTGKHIGFIGVAHDVTVAKQAEIELRRLNETLEERIAERTAELESNESRLRAILETSNQYQGLVNLKGELLYANNTVLDGIKASSADVIGKLLWETPWFTDTQGMSAIVRKAFDTVLKGEAVRMEMRLRLPIGERDFDFGMRPVLDRHGNITGAVPEAVDITERRLGEEALRQSQKMEAIGQLTGGVAHDFNNLLTIIRSATDFLRRRELPDERRRRYVDAISDTVERASKLTQQLLAFARRQPLKPQIFNVGSQVEGLAQLVRPLVGGRIEIIVETDDSDCFAMADIAQFETALINLAINARDAMGGEGRLTIAVRKVQGIPSLRAHSARGGDYVAISVADTGSGIAPENIDAIFEPFFTTKEVGKGTGLGLSQAFGFAKQSEGDIAVTSTHGQGATFTIYLPQVQCPAAEKQAASLTSEAATTGRGYRVLVVEDNDDVGQFSTELLEDLGYVTRRVANANAALAILGENEFTVDLVFSDVIMPGMNGVELAGIIRERYPGLPVVLTSGYSNVLAENAHRGFELIQKPYSVESLSRILRKAITEKLSVAR
- a CDS encoding HAMP domain-containing sensor histidine kinase; the protein is MRSLRSRLLTLWIMLAVSGAATGYLLFESFQQTANARIARSEELVARACRDLADHYQFFVAGWDGGKIDDQLKQQLTALTQTALASAAGVEGGVWHAESGSLAYAFPTYEGTGPKTDLPAAELNTIREVNAEALRAGRPASIRQPGRSQVLIVHACPLRGPLAGVTAWTMTRAFTAQGPAYNQLLAGLAVLALTIFGSAAWLARVLYVWSGKINRIETALDDRRKGAIDLPRLAQTGAPELDRLVDALNSTGERLASERRRAAAAERLAALGRMSAGLAHEIRNPIAAMRLKAENALAVADGSRSEAALTAILQQVDRLDVLLRDLLEMTQAREPRLAEVDLETFLARTVEGHRELAASRGITLTVGTRLASSPFPQLDPSQMQRALDNLIINAIQNTPPRGTITVDASRRDDSLLLRVTDTGPGIAEDIRERLFEPFVTGRADGTGLGLAIVREIARNHHGDVRLVRNIGGAVFEIEIPWRQS